A genomic window from Pyxicephalus adspersus chromosome 2, UCB_Pads_2.0, whole genome shotgun sequence includes:
- the LOC140322194 gene encoding cocaine- and amphetamine-regulated transcript protein-like, which produces MDSSRLRTLALGSCLLLLIISSICAQDDSSELETRALRDFYPKDPLPSSEKELLGALQEVLEKLQSKRMPSWEKKFGQVPVCDVGEQCAVRKASRIGKLCNCPRGSVCNFFLLKCL; this is translated from the exons atggacagctccaGACTGCGCACCCTGGCTCTAGGCAGCTGTCTGCTGCTCCTCATCATTAGCTCTATCTGTGCACAGGATGACAGCTCAGAACTGGAGACCAGGGCACTGCGAGACTTCTACCCTAAAGATCCCCTTCCTTCCAGTGAGAAAGAATTG CTGGGGGCTCTGCAGGAAGTCCTGGAGAAGTTACAGAGTAAACGAATGCCTTCATGGGAAAAGAAATTTGGACAAGTACCAGTG tGTGATGTTGGTGAGCAGTGTGCAGTAAGGAAGGCTTCTAGGATTGGGAAATTATGTAACTGTCCCAGAGGTTCTGTTTGCAACTTCTTCCTACTAAAGTGtttataa